A stretch of Alkalicella caledoniensis DNA encodes these proteins:
- a CDS encoding YczE/YyaS/YitT family protein, with protein sequence MKHFIRITLYLVGFFFLALGVNLAIKSNLGVSPVSSVPLSISNISGISLGTVTTAMFIFYVFMQMLVLRKDFKAFSLLQMGFGFVFGFFVDFTSVLLNWLSVSNYFGQLFLLVSSTFFIAVALMLIITMEIVPGAPEGFVLAVSQVTKIPFAKLKVWFDCSSVILAVMLSLAFLGNISSIREGTIISALIIGRILGILSKMCKPHLQRIAFYNQLEIPISEPVNQ encoded by the coding sequence ATGAAGCACTTTATCCGTATAACTTTATACCTAGTTGGTTTCTTTTTCCTTGCACTAGGGGTCAATCTAGCCATTAAATCAAATCTTGGGGTATCCCCTGTTTCATCTGTACCACTATCCATTAGCAATATTTCAGGAATTAGTCTAGGGACTGTAACAACGGCAATGTTTATTTTTTATGTGTTTATGCAAATGTTGGTTCTAAGAAAGGACTTCAAAGCTTTCAGTTTATTACAGATGGGTTTTGGGTTTGTCTTCGGATTTTTCGTTGACTTTACATCTGTACTGCTAAACTGGCTTAGTGTGAGCAACTACTTTGGGCAACTATTTTTGCTAGTTTCCAGCACATTCTTCATAGCTGTAGCCTTAATGTTAATCATAACTATGGAAATTGTTCCTGGGGCACCAGAAGGGTTTGTTCTGGCAGTATCCCAAGTTACTAAAATTCCTTTTGCGAAATTAAAAGTATGGTTTGATTGCTCTTCAGTTATTCTTGCAGTCATGTTGTCCCTAGCATTTTTAGGTAATATTTCATCCATACGTGAAGGTACAATTATTTCTGCCCTAATTATAGGAAGGATTCTAGGAATACTTTCAAAGATGTGCAAGCCTCATCTACAAAGAATTGCATTTTACAATCAGTTAGAAATACCCATCAGTGAACCGGTCAATCAGTAA
- a CDS encoding N-formylglutamate amidohydrolase: MNKLPILISVPHGGLIVPKELKEKCLLTPQDILRDGDTWTKELYDFKNLAQEYVDTDIARAVLDMNRSQDDLPPINPDGIVKTVTVDGAQIWNEKSGLTKEEIHWLISNYHIPYHKKLQIAAKNNNVVLAVDCHSMLDTGPSKNQSWQKRPLFCLSNRGSEQGLPVDEPITAPAELMIKLKGNIEREFEGFNKYSDLPLVTVNNPFKGGYITSYHGRQGKIPWIQLEINRRLYLPKIEEIDLIPDEITISRIKDIKDMLYRVFKDLLT, encoded by the coding sequence ATGAACAAACTTCCTATACTAATCTCAGTTCCCCATGGAGGTCTTATAGTTCCGAAAGAACTCAAGGAAAAATGTCTCCTGACACCTCAAGACATATTGCGAGATGGGGACACTTGGACAAAAGAGCTATATGACTTCAAAAATCTAGCTCAAGAATATGTAGACACAGATATAGCACGGGCCGTTTTAGACATGAATAGAAGCCAAGATGATTTACCACCCATCAATCCAGACGGGATTGTAAAAACAGTAACTGTTGATGGGGCACAAATCTGGAATGAAAAAAGTGGATTAACAAAAGAAGAAATTCACTGGTTAATCAGCAATTACCATATTCCATATCATAAAAAGCTTCAAATTGCAGCTAAAAATAACAATGTAGTCCTAGCAGTTGACTGCCATTCCATGCTAGATACAGGACCATCTAAGAATCAGTCTTGGCAGAAAAGGCCGCTCTTTTGTTTAAGTAATAGAGGGTCTGAACAAGGATTACCCGTTGATGAGCCAATAACAGCACCTGCGGAACTCATGATAAAACTAAAGGGGAATATAGAAAGAGAATTTGAGGGCTTTAATAAATATAGTGACTTGCCCTTAGTAACAGTTAATAATCCATTTAAAGGGGGTTATATAACAAGCTACCATGGTAGGCAAGGGAAGATTCCCTGGATTCAATTAGAAATCAATAGGAGGCTGTATTTGCCTAAGATTGAAGAAATTGATTTAATTCCCGACGAAATTACTATCTCGCGGATAAAGGATATAAAGGATATGCTGTACAGGGTTTTTAAGGATTTACTTACATGA
- the ggt gene encoding gamma-glutamyltransferase: MKASDRKNYTGESLYGMVSTASRIATQAGVKTLEKGGNAVDAAVASAFCLGVTEPQASGLGGKSMALVYLAKEDRIFALDGSSRAPFGIHPDKTPKTPVKTGIKSTTVPSTPATLGYMQQKYGKLPLATVMEPAIIAAEEGFKVSPLLNRMIQKEEELLRQDSLIYKNYFQFNKPKQVGDTIVQPELARCLRQMAQAGWQDFYMGYIGSKILEDMNIRDGLISSTDLSQIPQPVEREVLTSTYRDFEVHTFPPPGAGRVLVLLLNILENFPSEVLDPEDPVGATIFALAFRLALADRERMPIHPDYYLQTPNRWMSNKEYAKEVAARINEIAKFSLQEKYPAPFTSGETTHLSVSDSEGNSVGITQSIELVFGSKTMARDLGFFYNNYMSAFDYTNIAHPYYLLPGGRPWSSVAPTLLFQEGKPRFLLGSPGSERISTSLAQVISRIVDKKMDLGSAIAAPRFHASAKGLLRIEKERFDPTIINLLEQTGFKIKKQGAYSFYLGCVQGVEIPHLKGKQFYGVADPRRDGSANGPKALMHKGDK; encoded by the coding sequence ATGAAAGCCAGTGACAGAAAAAATTATACAGGAGAAAGTCTATATGGAATGGTATCAACTGCCTCAAGGATAGCTACCCAAGCAGGGGTTAAAACCCTTGAAAAGGGCGGAAATGCTGTGGATGCAGCTGTTGCTTCTGCATTTTGCTTAGGGGTTACTGAACCACAGGCCTCGGGTCTTGGTGGAAAGAGTATGGCCTTAGTTTACTTAGCCAAGGAAGATAGAATCTTTGCCCTAGATGGATCCTCTCGGGCTCCCTTTGGTATCCACCCAGATAAAACTCCTAAAACACCTGTGAAAACAGGGATAAAATCAACAACAGTACCATCAACACCTGCTACATTAGGCTACATGCAACAAAAATACGGCAAACTACCACTAGCTACAGTAATGGAACCAGCAATAATTGCTGCTGAGGAAGGCTTTAAAGTATCACCACTATTAAATCGTATGATCCAAAAAGAAGAGGAACTCCTGCGACAAGACTCCCTTATATATAAAAACTACTTTCAGTTTAATAAACCTAAACAGGTAGGAGACACTATCGTTCAGCCTGAACTTGCCAGATGTTTAAGGCAAATGGCCCAGGCCGGTTGGCAAGATTTTTACATGGGCTATATAGGCAGCAAGATTTTAGAGGACATGAATATCAGAGATGGACTAATATCCTCTACAGATCTAAGTCAAATTCCACAACCTGTGGAGCGTGAGGTGTTAACAAGTACCTATAGAGACTTCGAAGTACACACCTTTCCTCCACCAGGTGCTGGAAGGGTTTTAGTCTTGCTTTTAAACATACTTGAAAATTTCCCCTCTGAAGTTTTAGACCCTGAAGACCCTGTGGGTGCTACTATTTTTGCTCTAGCCTTTCGTTTGGCTCTAGCAGACAGAGAGAGGATGCCCATTCACCCAGATTACTATCTACAAACACCTAATCGCTGGATGTCTAATAAAGAATATGCTAAAGAAGTAGCAGCACGTATTAACGAAATAGCAAAATTCTCACTACAAGAAAAGTATCCTGCACCCTTTACCTCTGGAGAAACAACTCACCTATCAGTATCTGACAGCGAAGGAAACTCAGTGGGAATTACCCAATCCATAGAACTAGTTTTCGGTAGTAAAACAATGGCTAGAGATTTGGGCTTTTTCTATAATAACTACATGAGCGCGTTTGACTACACCAACATTGCCCACCCATATTATTTGCTACCAGGGGGAAGACCTTGGAGCAGTGTTGCACCAACCCTACTATTCCAAGAAGGTAAACCAAGATTTTTACTGGGTAGCCCAGGGAGTGAACGTATATCCACAAGCTTAGCCCAAGTTATATCAAGGATAGTGGATAAAAAAATGGACCTAGGGAGTGCTATAGCTGCGCCAAGATTTCACGCCAGTGCAAAAGGATTGCTACGCATAGAAAAAGAACGTTTTGACCCAACAATAATCAACCTACTAGAGCAGACAGGTTTTAAAATAAAAAAACAAGGAGCATATAGCTTTTATTTGGGGTGTGTACAAGGGGTTGAAATTCCCCATCTAAAAGGGAAACAATTTTATGGGGTGGCTGATCCCCGGCGTGATGGTTCCGCAAATGGACCTAAGGCACTAATGCACAAAGGGGATAAGTAG